A portion of the Sulfurospirillum diekertiae genome contains these proteins:
- the trpD gene encoding anthranilate phosphoribosyltransferase: MNYQEAYEQFNALFENELSSEAAAQFLVELYDRGESFEEIAAAANVMREHSIKLDIPAHLKAELIDIVGTGGDKSGTFNISTTTSIVLAALGCKVAKHGSGSATSLSGSADVLKALGLNLSLTPEKQIKMLEECGFVFMFAMNHHPCMKHIMPIRRSLSHRTIFNMLGPLANPAGTQKQMIGVFHVDYIDRFSKALRELGTMKSMVVSSLDGLDEVSITAPTRYTMIENKIITEGEINPEAFGFTFAPLEAIKGGDSIQNAEITRSILRGDEKGAKRDVVLLNGACALVLDGKARDIQEGIALMKDAIESKKAWDKLGEIIKLSYLI; the protein is encoded by the coding sequence ATGAATTACCAAGAGGCCTATGAACAGTTTAATGCGCTCTTTGAAAATGAACTAAGTTCCGAAGCAGCAGCACAATTTTTAGTCGAACTCTACGATCGAGGTGAGAGTTTTGAAGAGATCGCAGCCGCGGCAAATGTGATGCGCGAACACAGCATTAAGCTCGATATTCCAGCACACTTGAAAGCTGAATTGATTGACATCGTAGGTACGGGCGGTGATAAAAGTGGAACGTTTAACATCTCCACAACAACATCCATCGTTTTAGCCGCACTTGGGTGCAAAGTTGCCAAACACGGCAGCGGTTCTGCCACTTCACTCTCTGGCAGTGCCGATGTACTTAAAGCCTTAGGACTCAACCTGAGTTTAACACCTGAAAAACAGATCAAAATGCTTGAAGAGTGCGGCTTTGTTTTCATGTTTGCAATGAATCACCATCCGTGCATGAAGCATATTATGCCCATTCGAAGAAGTCTCTCACACCGTACGATTTTCAATATGTTAGGACCTCTTGCCAATCCTGCGGGTACTCAAAAACAGATGATTGGTGTTTTTCATGTCGATTACATTGATCGTTTTAGCAAAGCGTTACGTGAGCTTGGCACAATGAAAAGCATGGTGGTAAGTTCTCTCGATGGTTTGGATGAAGTGAGCATTACGGCTCCAACGCGTTACACGATGATTGAAAATAAAATCATCACAGAAGGCGAAATCAATCCAGAAGCATTTGGCTTTACCTTTGCTCCACTTGAGGCAATTAAAGGTGGTGATAGCATCCAAAATGCTGAGATTACGCGCTCAATTTTAAGAGGTGATGAGAAGGGTGCAAAACGTGATGTTGTACTCTTAAATGGTGCCTGTGCTTTAGTGCTAGATGGAAAAGCGAGAGATATACAAGAAGGAATTGCGCTCATGAAAGATGCCATTGAAAGCAAAAAAGCATGGGATAAACTGGGCGAAATTATTAAGCTCTCTTATCTTATATGA
- the lptB gene encoding LPS export ABC transporter ATP-binding protein: MHTLKVQELQKVIKKTEIIKGVSLDVQSGEVVGLLGPNGAGKTTMFYMICGLIPPSSGVVFLDNQDVTQIPLHVRAKLGIGYLPQESSIFKDLSVEENIMLAAEIVYPDKEEAMKRVEELLNLLNIEPIRKRNGVSLSGGERRRCEIARSLVLKPKFLLLDEPFAGVDPIAVADIQGIVQELAKLDIGVLITDHNVRETLAICDRAYVLKDGALLASGSSEEVAQNKLVKTYYLGEDFRF, from the coding sequence ATGCATACGCTTAAAGTTCAAGAATTACAAAAAGTGATTAAAAAAACAGAAATTATTAAAGGGGTGTCCCTTGATGTTCAAAGTGGCGAAGTTGTAGGACTTTTAGGTCCCAATGGTGCGGGTAAAACAACCATGTTTTATATGATTTGTGGACTTATCCCTCCAAGCTCTGGCGTTGTTTTTCTAGATAATCAGGATGTCACTCAAATACCTTTACATGTAAGAGCAAAATTAGGTATTGGTTACCTTCCTCAAGAATCAAGTATTTTTAAAGACCTGAGTGTGGAAGAGAACATTATGCTTGCCGCTGAAATTGTGTATCCCGATAAAGAGGAAGCAATGAAGCGCGTGGAAGAGCTTTTAAACTTGCTCAATATTGAACCTATTCGTAAACGCAATGGTGTGAGCCTTAGTGGTGGTGAGCGACGTCGTTGTGAAATTGCGCGTTCATTGGTTTTAAAACCCAAATTTCTCCTTCTTGATGAACCTTTTGCTGGGGTTGATCCTATTGCTGTTGCTGATATTCAAGGCATTGTACAAGAGCTCGCAAAACTGGATATTGGTGTTTTGATTACGGACCATAATGTACGCGAGACTCTCGCTATTTGTGATAGGGCGTATGTACTCAAAGATGGCGCACTGTTAGCCAGTGGCAGCAGTGAAGAAGTTGCTCAAAACAAACTGGTGAAGACGTATTATCTTGGTGAAGATTTCAGGTTTTAA
- a CDS encoding RNA-binding S4 domain-containing protein: MRVDKFLNSVNITKRRAISEDMCKNGVVCINNAIAKPAKDVKVGDIITINYLEKAMKYEVLQIPEAKTIPKTKQNEYVREA; this comes from the coding sequence ATGAGAGTCGATAAATTTTTAAACAGCGTGAATATCACCAAACGTCGCGCCATATCGGAAGATATGTGTAAAAATGGCGTTGTTTGCATCAACAATGCCATTGCAAAGCCTGCAAAAGATGTCAAAGTGGGTGATATTATTACGATTAATTATCTTGAAAAAGCAATGAAATACGAAGTTTTACAAATTCCTGAAGCCAAAACCATTCCAAAAACGAAACAAAACGAATACGTAAGGGAAGCGTAA
- a CDS encoding rhodanese-like domain-containing protein — MDKPINDEWSEEAMMNLVKTVTKSCEVSGEELHVMLNLRAQKRLDFVLIDIREMYEYSESSIRGTDILMPTSTIHQHMDELKKLANKLLIFYCHIGGRTTQMIFILRRMGFSNIAQLSGGIDAFHGEKLKNAPFPKNIRS; from the coding sequence GTGGATAAGCCAATTAACGATGAATGGAGTGAAGAAGCGATGATGAATTTAGTCAAAACCGTAACAAAAAGCTGCGAAGTCAGTGGAGAAGAGTTACATGTAATGCTAAATCTCAGAGCGCAAAAAAGGCTCGATTTTGTACTTATTGATATCAGAGAGATGTATGAGTATTCTGAGTCAAGCATCAGAGGAACAGACATCCTTATGCCAACTTCAACCATTCATCAACACATGGACGAACTTAAAAAACTCGCCAATAAGCTTTTGATTTTTTACTGCCATATTGGTGGACGCACAACACAAATGATATTTATTTTACGAAGAATGGGCTTTTCAAACATTGCCCAACTCAGTGGTGGCATTGATGCCTTTCATGGTGAAAAACTGAAAAATGCTCCATTTCCCAAAAATATTCGATCATGA
- a CDS encoding adenylosuccinate lyase, translated as MHLSLSHDMLALTIQEDSKTFYFLQNIADKNFQKKIGRKDKMIIFKEQDELVQRRYFLKLISKIYLRKTGNVEQARIIENTIDKSIKISLLKSNQVLQKMSINLSIEDNYAVVFYMGSHNTLFASYLKSYFKDHLVRIRPKNGTITLYPNSDITVRLLEKLLAQKELFGCFVEFSYFMDDFLAYKKSFVSKRAKRSRHNALFSLLEEYFGVLGCKMEDSFDMIRSNYLTLVKKYHPDSCGLYDGDLHVKYVAKFQEVQNAYEMLKMHFRHADAKSA; from the coding sequence ATGCACCTTTCTCTCTCTCATGATATGCTTGCACTTACAATACAAGAAGATTCAAAAACCTTTTATTTTTTGCAAAATATTGCCGATAAAAACTTTCAAAAAAAGATTGGACGCAAAGATAAAATGATTATTTTTAAAGAGCAAGATGAGTTAGTGCAACGCCGTTACTTTTTAAAATTGATCAGTAAAATTTATTTGCGAAAAACAGGTAATGTCGAACAAGCACGTATCATCGAAAATACAATAGATAAAAGCATCAAGATTTCGCTTCTCAAATCCAATCAAGTCCTTCAAAAAATGAGCATTAATCTCTCCATTGAAGACAATTATGCTGTTGTCTTTTACATGGGGTCACACAATACGCTTTTTGCTTCCTATCTGAAAAGCTATTTTAAAGACCATTTGGTCAGAATTCGCCCAAAAAATGGCACGATTACGCTCTATCCGAACTCAGATATTACTGTGCGTCTTTTAGAAAAACTCTTGGCACAAAAAGAGTTGTTTGGTTGTTTTGTAGAGTTTTCTTATTTTATGGACGATTTTTTAGCCTACAAAAAGAGTTTTGTATCAAAACGTGCTAAGAGAAGCCGACATAACGCCCTCTTCTCTTTACTTGAAGAGTATTTTGGTGTGCTTGGATGTAAAATGGAAGACTCTTTTGATATGATTCGCAGTAACTATCTTACACTGGTAAAAAAATATCATCCAGATAGTTGTGGCCTTTATGATGGTGATTTACATGTAAAGTATGTGGCAAAGTTTCAAGAGGTTCAAAATGCCTATGAAATGCTCAAAATGCACTTCAGGCATGCCGATGCAAAGAGTGCTTAA
- a CDS encoding arginyltransferase has product MRSFSRIIEFSTLETKCSYLDDCKTRMEYKYIENATMELNQELIERGWRRFGNYYSRPQCQNCKLCLSLRIDVINYNFSRSAKRVFKKAEGIRYVIQAPTISTEHLELYDKYHRHMEQKRGWQYYNLKPQSYHELYVSGAHNFGKEVLYFQGEKLIGVDLIDFLDDGISSIYFYYDPDFEKLSLGRLSIYEQIILAKEYDLEWIYLGYYVKECQSLKYKASYTPYQTLQGNPNLDEDAIWI; this is encoded by the coding sequence ATGAGATCATTTTCACGCATTATTGAATTTTCAACATTAGAAACGAAATGTTCATACCTTGATGACTGTAAAACACGCATGGAATATAAGTACATTGAAAATGCGACAATGGAGCTCAATCAAGAACTCATTGAACGTGGGTGGAGACGATTTGGAAACTACTACTCAAGACCACAATGTCAAAACTGTAAATTGTGTTTAAGCCTACGTATTGATGTTATAAATTACAATTTTTCACGTTCTGCTAAGCGTGTTTTCAAAAAAGCAGAAGGTATTCGTTATGTCATTCAAGCACCAACCATTAGCACGGAACATCTTGAGCTTTATGATAAATATCATCGTCATATGGAACAAAAACGAGGCTGGCAATACTACAACCTGAAGCCACAAAGTTACCACGAACTCTATGTAAGTGGCGCACATAATTTTGGAAAAGAGGTACTTTATTTTCAGGGTGAAAAGCTTATCGGTGTTGATCTTATTGACTTTTTAGACGATGGCATCTCCTCGATCTATTTTTACTACGATCCTGATTTTGAAAAACTCTCTTTAGGAAGACTTTCCATCTACGAGCAGATCATTTTGGCAAAAGAGTATGATCTTGAATGGATCTACCTTGGCTATTATGTCAAAGAGTGTCAAAGCCTTAAATATAAAGCGTCTTATACCCCTTATCAGACACTTCAAGGCAATCCAAATTTAGATGAAGATGCCATTTGGATATAA
- a CDS encoding RNA polymerase factor sigma-54, with the protein MKLRVSSTQTTKQKFSSTLRGWLPILQANLDSLVETLEPFVQENPFISVKSGSETPEKHFEKKSFFSEVAKTSVSDTIEALTLDKKSLYQVLNEQVNPPLFPTEKSQQVAYEIIENINSEGYFEIAALSEIAKKLGMKIEEVEKIRQRFAYLEPLGIGALDLKETFLFQLQDLSLDNELYDMVEMLIINFETIESFSKEPLFHDALAIIKRFHNPPAIDFMEDEKEVIPDIFIYDLEGAIEVRLNDAYYPEVILDTEGLDENHSFVSQKIKDAKDLIDALEMRKATLYKIGLMIVEYQYDFFFGKAIKPMKLKDLADDLGRNPSTISRAIAGKYLSCSRGVIPLKQFFATALEEDISNSAIKEYMIELVKNESRIKPLSDIKLLELIEGKFNIKMVRRTITKYRQQFNIASSSERKKLYTLKF; encoded by the coding sequence TTGAAACTTAGGGTTTCTAGCACACAAACAACCAAACAAAAGTTCTCCTCAACGCTAAGAGGTTGGCTTCCTATACTTCAAGCCAATTTGGATAGTTTGGTGGAAACATTAGAACCCTTTGTGCAAGAAAATCCTTTTATCAGTGTCAAATCAGGTTCAGAAACACCTGAAAAACATTTTGAAAAGAAAAGTTTTTTCTCCGAAGTGGCTAAAACATCGGTTTCAGATACCATTGAGGCACTGACTTTAGATAAAAAATCACTTTATCAAGTTCTCAATGAACAGGTCAATCCACCACTTTTTCCTACTGAAAAATCGCAACAAGTCGCGTATGAAATCATTGAAAATATTAATTCTGAAGGATATTTTGAAATAGCAGCATTAAGCGAAATTGCAAAAAAGTTAGGCATGAAAATTGAAGAAGTTGAAAAGATACGACAGCGCTTTGCTTACCTTGAGCCTTTGGGTATTGGAGCTCTTGATTTAAAAGAGACCTTCTTATTCCAACTTCAAGACCTTTCATTAGACAATGAACTCTATGACATGGTAGAAATGCTGATTATCAACTTTGAGACTATCGAATCCTTTAGTAAAGAACCACTGTTTCATGATGCCCTCGCTATTATTAAACGATTCCACAACCCTCCTGCAATTGATTTTATGGAAGATGAAAAAGAGGTTATTCCTGATATTTTTATCTATGATCTTGAAGGTGCAATTGAAGTCAGACTCAATGATGCGTATTATCCTGAAGTGATTCTCGACACTGAAGGACTTGATGAAAATCATAGTTTTGTCTCTCAAAAAATTAAAGATGCTAAAGACCTTATTGACGCTCTTGAGATGCGCAAAGCAACGCTCTATAAGATTGGATTGATGATTGTGGAGTATCAGTACGATTTTTTCTTTGGCAAAGCGATAAAGCCGATGAAACTTAAAGACTTAGCTGATGATCTAGGACGTAATCCCTCAACCATTTCACGTGCCATTGCGGGAAAATACCTTTCCTGTAGCCGCGGTGTTATTCCTTTAAAACAGTTTTTTGCTACGGCGCTTGAAGAAGATATTTCGAACAGTGCTATTAAAGAATATATGATTGAACTTGTTAAAAATGAGAGTAGAATAAAACCTCTGAGCGATATTAAACTTCTAGAACTGATAGAAGGAAAATTTAACATCAAAATGGTACGAAGAACCATTACAAAATACCGACAACAGTTTAATATCGCAAGCTCATCTGAGCGTAAAAAACTCTACACTCTTAAATTTTAA
- the rplI gene encoding 50S ribosomal protein L9, with product MKVLLIKDVKDLGKKGEIKEVKDGYGQNFLIGKGFALLATNEVMRKYESDQRKKAAAEAEEIANLKSIEKKLGELKLTVKRKLGANGSLFGAVTKDEIAHELKEQYSIDIDKKTVELEQAIKTTGNFNVSIKLGHGIHATLTLIILGE from the coding sequence ATGAAAGTATTATTGATTAAAGATGTTAAAGATTTAGGTAAAAAAGGCGAAATCAAAGAGGTAAAAGACGGTTATGGTCAAAACTTCCTCATTGGTAAAGGCTTTGCGCTTTTAGCGACCAACGAAGTCATGCGAAAATATGAATCAGATCAACGTAAAAAAGCAGCTGCGGAAGCTGAGGAAATTGCAAATCTTAAATCCATTGAAAAGAAACTTGGTGAACTTAAACTCACCGTTAAACGTAAACTTGGTGCAAATGGAAGTCTTTTTGGTGCCGTTACCAAAGACGAGATTGCGCATGAACTCAAAGAACAATACTCAATAGATATTGATAAAAAAACTGTTGAACTTGAGCAAGCGATCAAAACAACCGGTAATTTTAATGTGAGTATTAAGTTAGGGCACGGTATTCACGCTACCTTAACACTTATTATTCTTGGAGAATAA
- a CDS encoding argininosuccinate synthase has translation MKKDVKKVVLAYSGGLDTSIILKWLQDEYKCEVVTFTADIGQGEELEPARKKAISLGIKPENIFIEDLKEEFVKDYVFPMFRANAIYEGEYLLGTSIARPLIAKRQAEIAAQVGADGVSHGATGKGNDQVRFEMGYLSMNSDLVIIAPWREWDLNSREKLLAYAEKNGIKIEKKPGKSPYSMDANLLHISYEGLVLENPAAEPEEDMWRWTVSPEKAPDQSEVIEITYEKGDPVALNGIKLSPATMLTKLNELGCKHGIGRIDIVENRFVGMKSRGCYETPGGTIMLRAHRAIESITLDREAAHFKDEIMPTYAKTIYNGFWFSPEREMMQAAIDKSQETVNGTVKLKLYKGNVSVIGRDSKTNNLFSEAFCTFEEDEVYNQKDAAGFIKLNALRFIISGKNKRNQGKA, from the coding sequence ATGAAAAAAGATGTTAAAAAAGTAGTTTTAGCCTATTCAGGTGGACTTGATACCAGTATTATTTTAAAATGGCTCCAAGATGAGTATAAATGTGAGGTTGTTACCTTTACAGCCGATATCGGTCAAGGTGAAGAGTTAGAGCCAGCGCGCAAAAAAGCCATCTCTTTGGGCATAAAGCCAGAAAATATTTTTATTGAAGATTTAAAAGAAGAATTTGTTAAAGATTACGTATTCCCTATGTTTAGAGCCAATGCCATTTACGAGGGTGAGTATCTTCTTGGAACATCAATCGCAAGACCTTTGATCGCAAAACGTCAAGCAGAAATCGCAGCACAAGTGGGTGCTGATGGCGTCAGTCATGGTGCTACGGGTAAAGGCAATGATCAAGTTCGTTTTGAGATGGGATATTTGAGCATGAATTCAGATCTTGTCATCATTGCACCGTGGAGAGAATGGGATTTAAATTCTCGTGAAAAACTGCTCGCGTATGCAGAAAAAAATGGTATCAAAATTGAGAAAAAACCGGGTAAATCACCCTACTCTATGGATGCAAACTTGCTTCATATCTCGTATGAGGGACTTGTTCTTGAAAATCCAGCAGCAGAGCCAGAAGAAGACATGTGGCGATGGACGGTCAGCCCTGAAAAAGCTCCTGATCAATCCGAAGTGATTGAAATTACCTATGAAAAAGGTGATCCAGTCGCACTAAACGGCATTAAATTAAGTCCTGCCACAATGCTTACCAAACTCAATGAGCTTGGCTGTAAACATGGTATCGGTCGTATCGACATCGTTGAAAACCGTTTTGTGGGAATGAAAAGTAGAGGCTGTTACGAAACACCGGGTGGTACGATTATGCTTCGAGCGCACCGTGCCATTGAGAGCATTACACTAGACCGCGAAGCGGCACACTTTAAAGATGAGATCATGCCAACGTATGCGAAAACCATTTATAACGGATTTTGGTTCTCTCCAGAGCGTGAGATGATGCAAGCAGCCATTGATAAATCGCAAGAAACCGTAAACGGCACCGTAAAACTTAAACTGTATAAAGGCAATGTTTCGGTCATCGGAAGAGATTCTAAGACCAACAATCTCTTCAGTGAAGCATTCTGCACCTTTGAAGAAGATGAAGTGTATAACCAAAAAGATGCAGCGGGCTTTATTAAACTTAATGCCCTACGTTTTATCATTAGCGGGAAGAATAAAAGAAATCAAGGCAAAGCTTAA
- the hslU gene encoding HslU--HslV peptidase ATPase subunit, which yields MNLTPKQTVAYLDEYIIGQFNAKKSIAIALRNRYRRLKLEGEMAEEVMPKNILMIGSTGVGKTEIARRMAKMLSLPFVKVEASKYTEVGFVGRDVESMVRDLMMASINLVKAEHKEKNQDDIALHVEKAIIEKLLPPLPKGVSEEKKADYEKSYEKMRQRLRDGELDDLKIEVEISQNSNDLGDSSLPPEMIKVQESFIKILGTGQGNIKKEMKVKDAKEALRIEASEKLLDMEAVKSEARERAQNGGIIFIDEIDKIAVSSSQSHRSDPSKEGVQRDLLPIVEGSDVNTKYGSIKTDHILFISAGAFHLSKPSDLIPELQGRFPLRVELSSLTEEVLYQILTQPKNSLLRQYQALLKTEGVELVFDDDAIASIAKIAQITNEKTEDIGARRLHTIIEKVLEDISYTADEHSGEILHVTKELVHAKLDAIVESEDSSRYIL from the coding sequence ATGAATTTAACACCCAAACAAACTGTTGCCTACTTAGATGAGTATATCATTGGGCAATTTAATGCAAAAAAATCTATTGCTATTGCCCTTCGAAATCGATACCGAAGATTGAAGCTTGAAGGTGAAATGGCAGAAGAAGTGATGCCAAAAAACATTTTAATGATTGGCTCAACAGGTGTAGGGAAAACAGAAATAGCACGTCGTATGGCAAAAATGCTCTCTCTTCCTTTTGTTAAAGTGGAAGCGAGTAAATACACCGAAGTTGGCTTTGTAGGACGAGATGTTGAATCCATGGTGAGAGATCTAATGATGGCTTCCATTAACCTTGTCAAAGCGGAACACAAAGAGAAAAATCAAGACGATATTGCTCTACATGTAGAAAAAGCTATCATCGAAAAGCTGCTTCCGCCACTTCCTAAAGGGGTTAGCGAAGAGAAAAAAGCAGACTATGAAAAAAGTTATGAGAAAATGCGTCAAAGACTTCGTGATGGTGAACTCGATGATCTTAAAATTGAAGTAGAGATTTCGCAAAACAGTAATGATTTAGGGGATTCTTCATTGCCACCTGAAATGATTAAAGTACAAGAGTCTTTTATTAAAATACTAGGTACAGGTCAAGGTAACATTAAAAAAGAGATGAAAGTGAAAGATGCCAAAGAGGCACTTAGAATTGAAGCAAGCGAAAAACTTTTGGATATGGAAGCTGTTAAAAGTGAAGCCAGAGAGAGAGCTCAAAATGGTGGTATTATTTTTATTGATGAGATCGATAAAATTGCCGTAAGCTCTTCACAATCTCACCGAAGTGATCCAAGTAAAGAAGGTGTTCAACGCGATCTTCTCCCTATCGTTGAAGGTAGTGATGTCAATACCAAATATGGAAGCATTAAAACCGACCATATTCTCTTTATTTCAGCAGGTGCATTTCATCTGAGTAAACCAAGTGATCTTATCCCTGAATTACAAGGGCGTTTTCCTCTCCGCGTAGAGCTCAGTTCATTGACAGAAGAGGTTCTCTACCAAATTTTAACACAACCTAAAAACTCACTTTTACGCCAATACCAAGCACTTTTAAAAACTGAAGGTGTTGAACTTGTTTTTGATGATGATGCTATTGCTTCGATTGCAAAAATTGCGCAAATTACCAATGAAAAAACAGAAGATATTGGAGCAAGAAGATTGCATACCATTATTGAAAAAGTATTAGAAGATATCAGTTATACAGCCGATGAGCATTCTGGAGAGATATTACATGTCACTAAAGAACTAGTTCATGCTAAACTAGATGCCATCGTAGAAAGCGAAGATAGTAGTCGCTATATTTTATAA
- the hslV gene encoding ATP-dependent protease subunit HslV yields the protein MFEATTILACRGDKKAVIGGDGQVTFGNTVLKNNATKIRKLYNGKILAGFAGSTADAFNLFDMFEGILEQKKGDLYKSVIEFSKEWRKDKMLRRLEAMMIVLDCDHIFILSGNGDVVEPEDGKIAAIGSGGNYAISAARALDRHTNLDEETIVKESLKIASELCIYTNDNIKTYVLESKEA from the coding sequence ATGTTTGAAGCAACCACCATCCTTGCATGTCGCGGTGATAAGAAAGCAGTTATTGGCGGAGACGGACAAGTCACCTTTGGTAATACCGTGCTTAAAAACAATGCCACTAAAATTCGTAAACTCTATAATGGCAAAATCCTTGCAGGATTTGCAGGAAGCACTGCTGATGCATTTAACCTTTTTGATATGTTCGAAGGTATTTTGGAGCAAAAAAAAGGTGATTTGTACAAATCAGTGATTGAATTTTCAAAAGAGTGGCGTAAAGATAAAATGTTGCGTCGTTTAGAAGCGATGATGATTGTTTTAGATTGCGATCACATTTTCATTTTGAGTGGTAATGGAGATGTGGTGGAACCAGAGGACGGTAAAATCGCAGCAATTGGAAGCGGTGGAAACTACGCCATATCGGCTGCACGTGCACTGGATCGCCACACAAATCTTGATGAAGAAACGATCGTAAAAGAGAGTTTAAAAATTGCTAGTGAACTTTGTATTTACACTAACGATAACATTAAAACATATGTTTTAGAGAGTAAAGAAGCATGA
- the tsaE gene encoding tRNA (adenosine(37)-N6)-threonylcarbamoyltransferase complex ATPase subunit type 1 TsaE, with protein MNQCYEKVCDLAHLIAFAEEIKSKLGNSGVLLLRGNLASGKTAFVKAFAKTLGLEEAISSPTFSILHEYDEKLFHYDIYQCGSNGFLQSGLIEKLDVEGYHLIEWGDAEFEKLLHHFGVEYSTIDIETMDLKRNYKVHINAYA; from the coding sequence ATGAATCAATGTTATGAAAAAGTGTGTGATTTAGCGCACTTAATTGCTTTTGCTGAAGAGATAAAAAGTAAACTTGGGAATTCAGGTGTGCTTTTATTACGAGGGAATCTCGCAAGTGGAAAAACCGCTTTCGTTAAAGCGTTCGCTAAAACACTAGGACTTGAAGAAGCAATCTCGTCGCCAACCTTTTCGATTTTGCATGAGTATGATGAAAAACTGTTTCATTATGACATTTACCAATGTGGAAGTAATGGTTTTTTGCAAAGTGGATTGATCGAAAAATTAGATGTTGAAGGTTACCATCTCATTGAATGGGGTGATGCTGAGTTTGAAAAATTACTGCACCATTTTGGTGTTGAGTATAGTACAATCGATATCGAAACAATGGATTTAAAACGCAATTATAAGGTTCATATTAATGCATACGCTTAA
- a CDS encoding metallophosphoesterase family protein, translating into MKLIHFSDTHLGFNDLDVINELGINQREADFYDAFSQVIEQIKAIKPDYIIHTGDLFHRPSPSNRAITLALEQFKIIEALNIPFIMIAGNHSTPRTNLSSPILKIFENFKNVYVSYNQEYKKIEFEDVVFHTLPHMHDETKALSQIELCEANIDTTKRNIMMLHCSVGAHYLMAEFGEWVYPHDKESLFPKVDYVALGHWHGFGKVGKHENVYYAGSTERTSLNDKRNSKGFALVTLEESLHVNYHEIQIRPIKTYEIDCEDYERSVESLHVNDTKDALVEVKLTNLTPLQSIDIQTRDIKNLFGEALHVSIKREFKQTSGEATLNDIEALSLETYFLEHIKEESQPEEFERLKGKIQGLFSAYEEVSDDTL; encoded by the coding sequence GTGAAACTGATTCATTTTTCGGACACGCATTTAGGCTTTAACGATTTAGATGTCATCAATGAGCTCGGTATCAATCAACGTGAGGCTGATTTTTACGATGCTTTTTCGCAAGTTATTGAGCAGATTAAAGCGATAAAACCCGACTACATCATCCACACAGGCGATCTCTTTCACCGTCCATCTCCCAGTAACCGAGCTATCACTTTAGCTCTTGAGCAATTCAAAATCATCGAAGCGCTTAACATCCCATTTATCATGATAGCAGGCAATCACTCCACCCCACGTACCAATTTAAGCTCTCCCATCCTTAAGATATTTGAAAACTTTAAAAATGTTTATGTTTCGTACAATCAAGAGTACAAAAAAATTGAGTTTGAAGATGTCGTCTTTCACACTTTGCCGCATATGCACGATGAGACAAAAGCCCTTTCTCAAATCGAACTGTGCGAAGCAAATATTGATACAACCAAACGCAACATCATGATGCTTCATTGCTCTGTCGGTGCGCACTATCTCATGGCAGAGTTTGGCGAGTGGGTGTATCCGCACGATAAAGAGAGCCTTTTTCCCAAAGTGGATTATGTAGCCCTTGGTCATTGGCATGGCTTTGGAAAAGTAGGCAAACACGAAAACGTTTACTATGCAGGTTCCACTGAACGTACCAGTTTAAACGACAAACGAAACTCCAAAGGTTTTGCTCTTGTCACGCTCGAAGAATCTTTACATGTAAACTACCACGAGATACAAATTCGCCCCATTAAAACCTATGAGATTGATTGTGAAGACTACGAGCGCTCCGTTGAGTCTTTACATGTAAACGATACAAAAGACGCTCTTGTCGAAGTCAAACTGACCAACCTCACCCCATTGCAGTCCATCGACATCCAAACACGTGACATCAAAAATCTCTTTGGCGAAGCCTTACATGTAAGTATCAAAAGAGAGTTCAAACAAACCAGCGGTGAAGCTACACTAAATGACATCGAAGCCCTCTCGTTGGAAACGTACTTTTTAGAACACATCAAAGAAGAGAGTCAGCCTGAAGAGTTTGAGCGACTCAAAGGAAAAATCCAAGGCTTGTTTAGTGCCTACGAAGAGGTGAGCGATGATACTCTCTAA